The region ATATATAATTCTTTCGACCTGTAGCCTTTATCCTACTACATACTTCCTTTACATCTTGAAATAGATGTATGCTGTGTTTATCCATATTCTTTTCGTAAAACCAGAATCGACTAACCAGCTCTTCTCCTAATTCATATTTATCCCTAAAGAAATCCGCAGCATTGCCTACTGATATCTTTAGTTTTCTAAGTATCTCCTCCTTATCTTCTTCTATTCCATATTCCTTAAGTGCTTTATAAAAAGCCTCTGTCATAGGTGGATAGGTGTCAAAAAGCGTACCGTCAAAATCCCATATAATATCTGTAAACATCATTATCTCTGCCTTTCCTCTTTTGTATATAGTTTATTATAGCATACTCCATTTCTTATAACTACTATCATACACTATATTTGCCCTACCTCATTAAGGAAACATGTTAGAAATATAACTGCATACTCCTGTGCCATACCAAGGGTGATTTTAGCTGCAGCATCATAATCCCTTATTGAAGCAGATAATAAAAAATTCCATTTAACAATCCTGCCAGACGAGGCACATAGATCTGCAATCTTTTCGAGCCACTGAGACCATGTATCTAAATAATCATTACCATATTTTGGTAAATATGTCCT is a window of Xylanivirga thermophila DNA encoding:
- a CDS encoding HAD-IA family hydrolase, with the protein product MMFTDIIWDFDGTLFDTYPPMTEAFYKALKEYGIEEDKEEILRKLKISVGNAADFFRDKYELGEELVSRFWFYEKNMDKHSIHLFQDVKEVCSRIKATGRKNYIYTHRGDSTFEYLNINGMDDLFDVIVTKSQGLRGKPHGDGFIYIIEKYDLDRKNVLCIGDRDIDILAAKDAQVSSCFFISNGCEGTVEADFKIYKMEQLLEIL